The DNA segment AAGATGTGGGTATACTTCAAAGAATGACTTAGATAATGGATTTAGTTTTGGGGCAGGATTTAAATTCAATATTCTCCAGCTTGACTATGCCTATGTCCCCTACGGCAATTTAGAGAATACCCACCGTATTTCCGTCTCATTCTACTTTTAAGCATTTTCCCGCCCGGTGTTGACGCCTTGCACATAAATTCCACCTGTGCAATTAGAAATAAAGGGATAATATTTTGGAGACGTTGTCCCCAAGCCCCTGCTGGGGAATTGCAATCCCCCAATCTCCCTTTATACTGTTTGCCATAGAAGCTTATTTGGTTATTCTACAAGGTAATATTGAGGGATAAAAAGCATTCTTCTGTATAACCTTGCAGGAATAATCAACTCTCCTTATCTTCATAATCCCCATATCTCTTTTTCTTACACTATTTCAATCTTTATGATAGTCTCGTGTTGAACAAATAACGCACGGAATTTGATTCTGGTAAGTGGTGATTGGTAATTGGTAATTATAGCAGTTATTAACTGGAAGTTTACATAGGATAATACCCATAAATAAGGCATGAGAATAATCGTTCCGTTAGGAACATAATATCGGTAGGAATAGATAGACAAATCAATCAGTTCCGTAGATGGTAGAAAATTTATGGAAAGCCATTTACCGATATATTGTCCCTACGGAACATTATTTGTGTGATATTTATTTCTACCGATATGTTGTCCCTATGGAACATTATTTGTATTTCTAAGTAAAGTTTTGAATAATAACTGCTATAAATACCGTTCGGCTGAGGTAATCGGTCAGTTATTGGTGGGAGAAAGACACAAAGATTAAGTTTCTCGCAAAGGCGCAGAGTGCACAAAGATTATAATCAGATTATAATCTATTTACAATTCTGGTAATTCCATCCTTAATCAATTCAACATTAAAGTCAACACACCCCTAATCCCTCTCAAGAGGTAAAGTTAAACAACACGATAAGGAATCTGCCCCCAACTCCTTTTCCTTAAAATCTAATCCTAAGTCCCTGAGAGGAAATCTGGATATCACCTTTTTCCCAGGCCTTATCAAGGGAACAGACGGTATTCCCCACCCATATTCCAAGCACTGCCCCGGCAAAGACATCGGCTATCCCATGCACATCGCTATTAAGCCGCTGAAGTCCGACCAGGGAGGCAATGGTATAGCCTGTTACCTTCACCCACCGGGATGGATATTGGTGAGAGATTACTGTGGTCAGGGTAAAGGCGGTTGAGGTATGGCCTGAAGGAAAGGCATCGTACCCGCTAAAAGGGTAAAAATCATCCCAGTTTCTCTCTCCCACTTGCTGGAAGGGACGGGGACGGCCAAAGATATCCTTAAAAAAACGGGTTAAAGAACCGTTGAATAGAACTGCCTCTGATAACAACATAGAGGTTTTCTTCAGTTTGCTATTCTTAGAGGCCAGACCTGATAAATAGAGTGTTCCCATAGTTAGATAAAATTCGCGGTGAGTTACACCTAACGGCTCTATATACTTACCTATCTTCTCATACTCTATCTTTGTTAATTCACGATTTAACCTATCATCTACAGCCATTAACCCATAGCTAATGCCTGAAAACAGAAGGAGCTTTTTGACGCTTCCACTATCCATCCTTAATGGAGAGTTAATGATATAGGTTGCATCATAGCCCACTCTTACCACAAGTTTCTTAACAGTGGCCAACTTATCTGCCTCCTC comes from the bacterium genome and includes:
- a CDS encoding phosphatase PAP2 family protein yields the protein MRPWLQQCLVVVLLILGWNNIILAEEADKLATVKKLVVRVGYDATYIINSPLRMDSGSVKKLLLFSGISYGLMAVDDRLNRELTKIEYEKIGKYIEPLGVTHREFYLTMGTLYLSGLASKNSKLKKTSMLLSEAVLFNGSLTRFFKDIFGRPRPFQQVGERNWDDFYPFSGYDAFPSGHTSTAFTLTTVISHQYPSRWVKVTGYTIASLVGLQRLNSDVHGIADVFAGAVLGIWVGNTVCSLDKAWEKGDIQISSQGLRIRF